GTAGCTGATTTGCAGGCGCGCGGCGGCCTTTCGCTTGTTCCAGTTGGTGCGCGAGAGCATCGCGGAGATGGCTTCTCGCTCCGCGCGCAGCGCGGCCTGGCGGGCGATCTCCTTCAGCGAGACCGTCTCCGCGCCCATGGGAACGACAGGCGCAGGCGGACCGGAAGGCGCCGCGGCAGGTGGCGCCGCGTGGCCTTGCGGGGACCAGGCGTGACCCTGGTTCGCAGGTGGCAGCGCGCCGCCGGCGGAACCGGCGGCGAGCGGGACCTGCTGCGCGGGGCGGCGGCTGATCGCGGAAGCGAGCTCGTCGAGGACGAACCGCTCGTCGCGAAGGACGACCAGGCGGCGGACGAGGTTCTCGAGCTCGCGCACGTTCCCGGGATAGTCGTAATCCTGAAGACGCCGCGTCACGTCTTCGGAAAACTGGATGGCGCCGCCGCGATACTTGCTGCCGTACTTGCGCCGGAAGTGCTCGATCAGGCCGGGGATGTCTTCCTTGCGTTCGCGCAAGGGCGGCACCACGACGCTGACCACGTTGAGACGGTAGTAGAGATCCTCGCGGAAGTTGCCGCGGGCGATCTCCTCTTCGAGAACGCGGTTCGTCGCGACGACGACCCGCGCATCGGCGCGAAGCGCCCTCTTGCCGCCGACGCGGTAGTACTCCTCGTCCTGCAAGACCTGAAGGAGCTTGGCCTGCAGCGCGGGATGCATCTCGCCGATCTCGTCGAGGAAGATGGTCCCTTTGTCGGCCAGCTCGAACTTGCCGGGCTTTTCGCTGGTCGCGCCGGTGAACGCGCCCCGCTCGTGGCCGAACAGCTCGGATTCGAGCAGCTCGCTGGGAAGCGCGGCGCAGTTGATCTTCACGAACGGCTTCCCACGCCGCGGCGACCGCTCGTGCAGGGTCCGCGCGATGCCTTCCTTGCCGACGCCGCTCTCGCCGCGGATGAGCACCGGCACGTCGGTCTCCGCCACGCGGTCGACCATGTCCCAGATCGAGAGCATTGCCGGGCTGGAGGCGACGTATTCGGTCGGCACGCCGCGCCGGCTGGCGTCGACGCGCGAGGGAGGCGCGACCGGAGGCGGATCCATCGGCCGGACGGCGGGGATGATGGGAGCGGCCTGTGGTTCCTCGACGGGAGGAGGCCGCGAGGCGGCGCATCGCTCGATGGCCTCTTTCAGCTCCTCCGGCTCGATCGGCTTCACGAGGTAGTCGCTCGCGCCCAGACGCATCGCCTTGACCACGGCATCTTTTTCGTCCATCGCGGACAGCGCGATCACCGGCGCTGTCCCGCCGTCGGCCCGGTACCGCCGGAGGACTTCGAATCCGTCGAGGAGGGGCATCCGCAGGTCCAGGAGGACAGCGCGGGGAGGCGC
Above is a genomic segment from Deltaproteobacteria bacterium containing:
- a CDS encoding sigma-54-dependent Fis family transcriptional regulator, which codes for MERPNQVLVIDDDEAAREILVELLGRIGYHAFATGDGKAGLEWLAGAAAPPRAVLLDLRMPLLDGFEVLRRYRADGGTAPVIALSAMDEKDAVVKAMRLGASDYLVKPIEPEELKEAIERCAASRPPPVEEPQAAPIIPAVRPMDPPPVAPPSRVDASRRGVPTEYVASSPAMLSIWDMVDRVAETDVPVLIRGESGVGKEGIARTLHERSPRRGKPFVKINCAALPSELLESELFGHERGAFTGATSEKPGKFELADKGTIFLDEIGEMHPALQAKLLQVLQDEEYYRVGGKRALRADARVVVATNRVLEEEIARGNFREDLYYRLNVVSVVVPPLRERKEDIPGLIEHFRRKYGSKYRGGAIQFSEDVTRRLQDYDYPGNVRELENLVRRLVVLRDERFVLDELASAISRRPAQQVPLAAGSAGGALPPANQGHAWSPQGHAAPPAAAPSGPPAPVVPMGAETVSLKEIARQAALRAEREAISAMLSRTNWNKRKAAARLQISYKALLYKIKDCGLTDPRITASLPENLGPIGIVADGTHTG